A stretch of the Corylus avellana chromosome ca6, CavTom2PMs-1.0 genome encodes the following:
- the LOC132185640 gene encoding 17.1 kDa class II heat shock protein-like, whose product MDLRVMGFDPAVVDTLHELLDFTDETDKSFHHAPSRAYVRDAKAMAATPADVKELLDSYVFVVDMPGQKSDQIKVHVEEDNMLVVSGERRREKEKDQGVRYIKMERRLGKYLKKFALPENADCEKISAVYQDGVLTVTVAKKPPPEPKKSKTIEVQVA is encoded by the coding sequence ATGGACCTAAGGGTGATGGGTTTCGACCCCGCCGTCGTGGACACCCTCCACGAGCTCCTGGACTTCACCGACGAGACCGACAAGTCGTTCCACCACGCCCCGTCACGCGCCTACGTCCGTGACGCCAAGGCCATGGCGGCCACGCCGGCGGACGTGAAGGAGTTACTGGACTCGTATGTTTTCGTCGTCGACATGCCGGGGCAGAAGTCGGACCAAATCAAGGTCCACGTGGAGGAGGACAACATGCTGGTTGTGAGCGGAGAGAGGAGacgagagaaagagaaggatcAAGGCGTCAGGTACATAAAAATGGAGAGGAGGCTGGGCAAGTACTTGAAGAAGTTTGCGTTGCCGGAGAATGCCGACTGCGAGAAGATATCAGCGGTGTATCAGGATGGGGTGTTGACGGTGACGGTGGCGAAGAAGCCGCCCCCGGAGCCGAA